A window of the Synechococcus sp. JA-3-3Ab genome harbors these coding sequences:
- a CDS encoding sensor histidine kinase, whose amino-acid sequence MNSRRFLSLMEALWAALPLPEWLPGAGERSWQQTVAALLQLWQEVGQFGVVIGGPVSWWPPWVVQDPLPQLPLPMDALHLPRHSWEPAREPPWLFSPDFSPESILTPGQTVIPLLPRDPLVEEPFLLLLTPVFSAVAAQGHHPHTRQRGMMVSFEPEVIRRAWQSLEQRVQQGRPDRLAAWQELARHYPLMQPHVRVLARFSSFLLLGNLAEFGSPPARLPPARAEQEAAAVPPPPPAARQIPASSSSASSPAPEPPAHGRSSAPQAEPEQAGSLSEAELLRALIHEIQTPLSTIRTLVSLILKRRDLPPRVREYVEKIDRECTEQINRFGLFFQATETVMPAATPGEGRRLQLEPIALVDLVRQNLPRWQEQVERRGSRLELEIPAELPDVVSDPKALEAVLFGIIDRLARSTPAGSGIRAQLLSAGELVKLQFQVNTPEGSDTPSLELKSPQPIGQLLVVQPDTGAISLSLPVARTLFRALGGYLTVRHRARQGEILNIYLPRQL is encoded by the coding sequence GGACAGTTTGGCGTGGTGATCGGGGGGCCGGTCTCCTGGTGGCCCCCTTGGGTGGTGCAGGATCCCTTACCCCAACTGCCGCTGCCCATGGATGCGCTGCATCTTCCCCGCCACTCTTGGGAGCCGGCACGGGAACCCCCCTGGTTGTTCAGCCCGGATTTTTCCCCTGAGTCAATCCTCACCCCTGGGCAGACGGTGATCCCTCTCCTGCCGCGGGATCCACTGGTGGAGGAGCCTTTTCTGTTGCTGCTCACCCCTGTTTTTTCGGCAGTAGCTGCCCAGGGTCACCATCCCCACACCCGGCAGAGGGGGATGATGGTCTCTTTTGAGCCGGAGGTGATCCGACGAGCCTGGCAGAGCCTGGAGCAACGGGTTCAACAGGGCAGGCCAGACCGGCTGGCCGCTTGGCAGGAGTTGGCCCGCCACTATCCCCTGATGCAGCCGCATGTACGGGTGTTGGCCCGCTTCAGCAGCTTCCTTCTGCTGGGTAACCTGGCCGAGTTTGGATCCCCGCCCGCCCGCCTGCCCCCTGCCAGGGCAGAACAGGAGGCTGCCGCTGTGCCTCCACCGCCACCAGCAGCAAGGCAGATCCCGGCTTCTTCATCTTCCGCTTCCTCGCCGGCGCCTGAGCCTCCCGCCCACGGCCGCTCCTCCGCTCCCCAAGCCGAGCCAGAGCAAGCGGGCAGCCTCTCGGAGGCGGAGTTGTTGCGGGCTCTCATCCACGAGATCCAGACGCCCCTCAGCACCATCCGCACCTTGGTCAGCCTCATCCTGAAGCGGCGCGACCTGCCACCGCGGGTGCGGGAATACGTGGAGAAGATCGACCGCGAGTGCACCGAGCAAATCAACCGTTTCGGTCTGTTTTTCCAGGCCACAGAAACGGTCATGCCCGCTGCCACGCCAGGCGAGGGACGTCGGTTGCAACTGGAGCCGATTGCGCTGGTGGACTTGGTGCGGCAAAACCTGCCCCGCTGGCAGGAACAGGTGGAACGGCGGGGATCCCGCTTGGAGTTGGAGATCCCTGCCGAGCTGCCCGATGTGGTCAGCGATCCCAAAGCCCTGGAGGCGGTGCTATTTGGAATTATCGACCGCCTAGCCCGTAGTACTCCCGCTGGCAGCGGCATCCGCGCCCAATTGCTCAGCGCTGGCGAGCTGGTGAAGCTGCAGTTCCAGGTAAACACCCCCGAGGGGAGCGACACCCCTAGCCTGGAACTTAAGTCCCCTCAGCCAATTGGCCAGTTGTTGGTGGTGCAGCCAGATACCGGGGCCATTAGCCTCAGCCTGCCAGTAGCCCGAACCCTGTTCCGAGCTTTGGGGGGCTATCTCACTGTGCGCCATCGGGCTCGGCAAGGGGAAATTCTCAATATCTACTTACCCCGCCAGCTCTAG